In one window of Amblyomma americanum isolate KBUSLIRL-KWMA chromosome 9, ASM5285725v1, whole genome shotgun sequence DNA:
- the LOC144104655 gene encoding uncharacterized protein LOC144104655 isoform X1, with product MTRVYVGHLSYRVRERDLEKFFRGFGKIREVLLKNGFGFVEFHDYRDADDAVYELNGRELDGERVVVELAHGTARRPPPPRSSWPDSGSGTNRYGPPTRTDYRVIIENLSSRISWQDLKDRMRQVGDVTYADAHRHRRNEGVVEFASYSDMKRAIEKLDNTEINGRRIRVIEEKPIRSFSRSRSRSRRRSKSRSPRRIRRSRSGSRRRRSRSPQKRRRSRSRSASNSRSRSRSVKRRSRSASRRRRSSESRSKSPAPRRKSRSRTRSPKRRKVESRSRSRSASKGRKLASRSRSRSASKDGKGSRSRSRSASKRRVPASRSRSRSADKDRKTRSRSRSAGKVKKSSSRSRSKSPSKGRKSRSGSRSSKSPVKKAESRSRSSTPSKDRQSRSQSRKKSKDESKSPDKSSRGRGGSRGKSRSASPRRGEENGKAAKKDEKKKSSSRSRSRSRSRSNSARPGSGGSRSQSPPRRDSRSRSRSDSPASRRENGDD from the exons ATGACGAGGGTTTACGTCGGTCATCTCAGCTATCGGGTCCGGGAGCGCGACTTGGAGAAGTTCTTCCGCGGATTTGGCAAGATCCGTGAAGTTCTGCTTAAGAATGGATTTGGCTTTGTG gagTTCCACGACTACCGGGACGCCGACGATGCCGTTTATGAACTAAACGGCCGGGAACTCGACGGCGAACG GGTTGTTGTGGAGCTCGCTCATGGGACAGCGCGCCGACCTCCTCCACCACGCAGCAGCTGGCCTGATAG CGGCAGTGGCACCAATAGGTACGGCCCTCCCACACGGACGGACTACCGGGTGATCATTGAGAATCTGAGCAGCCGCATCAGTTGGCAG GACCTGAAAGATCGTATGCGGCAAGTTGGCGATGTGACCTATGCTGATGCCCACCGACATAGGCGCAACGAAGG AGTGGTGGAGTTTGCATCCTACAGTGACATGAAGCGAGCAATCGAGAAGCTGGACAACACTGAAATCAACGGTCGTCGCATCCGAGTCATTGAAGAAAAGCCCATTAGAAG CTTCTCAAGGAGCCGCAGTCGCAGCCGGAGGCGTTCCAAGTCACGCTCGCCGCGGCGCATCCGACGCTCACGCTCCGGCTCGAGGCGCCGGCGGAGCCGCAGCCCGCAGAAACGTCGCCGTTCCCGCTCTCGCAGTGCTTCAAACTCGCGCAGTCGCTCACGCTCGGTGAAGCGCCGCTCCCGCAGCGCCTCTCGGCGCCGCCGCTCGAGCGAGTCCCGTTCCAAGTCACCCGCTCCACGGCGCAAGTCCCGCAGCCGCACCCGATCGCCGAAGCGGCGCAAGGTGGAGAGCCGCAGCCGAAGCCGATCTGCAAGCAAGGGCCGCAAGCTGGCCAGCCGCAGCCGGTCCCGCTCAGCTAGCAAGGACGGCAAGGGGAGCCGCAGCCGATCCCGTTCGGCCAGCAAAAGGCGAGTGCCGGCCAGCCGGAGCCGATCGCGGTCCGCCGACAAGGACCGGAAGACTCGCAGTCGAAGCCGGTCCGCAGGCAAGGTGAAGAAGTCTTCAAGTCGCAGCCGATCAAAGTCTCCAAGCAAGGGCAGAAAGTCGCGTAGCGGTTCGCGTTCCTCGAAGTCGCCAGTCAAGAAGGCTGAGTCCCGCAGTCGCTCGAGTACGCCGTCGAAGGATCGCCAGAGCCGCTCGCAGAGCCGCAAGAAGTCAAAGGACGAATCCAAGTCACCAGACAAGTCAAGCCGTGGTCGCGGTGGTAGCCGCGGGAAGTCGCGCTCGGCTTCGCCCAGGCGGGGAGAGGAGAACGGAAAAGCCGCCAAGAAGGACGAGAAGAAAAAGAGCTCGTCCCGTAGCCGGTCTCGCAGTCGGTCACGGTCGAACTCTGCTCGTCCTGGCAGTGGCGGAAGTCGGTCGCAGTCCCCCCCGAGGCGAGATTCGCGGTCACGAAGTCGCAGCGATTCTCCGGCCAGCCGCCGCGAAAACGGCGACGACTAG
- the LOC144104655 gene encoding uncharacterized protein LOC144104655 isoform X3: MVDGLGRVVVRAARRCSRSLGGPPVTERGALFLLPPSVVWVVFEQHCTPPPLHRLLFSDCAFRVAAAGTLGHWSRVVEFASYSDMKRAIEKLDNTEINGRRIRVIEEKPIRSFSRSRSRSRRRSKSRSPRRIRRSRSGSRRRRSRSPQKRRRSRSRSASNSRSRSRSVKRRSRSASRRRRSSESRSKSPAPRRKSRSRTRSPKRRKVESRSRSRSASKGRKLASRSRSRSASKDGKGSRSRSRSASKRRVPASRSRSRSADKDRKTRSRSRSAGKVKKSSSRSRSKSPSKGRKSRSGSRSSKSPVKKAESRSRSSTPSKDRQSRSQSRKKSKDESKSPDKSSRGRGGSRGKSRSASPRRGEENGKAAKKDEKKKSSSRSRSRSRSRSNSARPGSGGSRSQSPPRRDSRSRSRSDSPASRRENGDD; this comes from the exons ATGGTCGATGGTCTCGGGAGGGTGGTGGTAAGAGCGGCCCGACGATGTTCTCGGTCTCTCGGGGGCCCCCCGGTCACGGAGCGTGGCGCTCTCTTCCTCCTCCCCCCCTCGGTGGTGTGGGTGGTGTTCGAGCAGCACTgcacccctcctcccctccatcgTCTGTTGTTCTCGGACTGTGCGTTCAGGGTTGCCGCCGCCGGCACGCTTGGGCACTGGTCAAG AGTGGTGGAGTTTGCATCCTACAGTGACATGAAGCGAGCAATCGAGAAGCTGGACAACACTGAAATCAACGGTCGTCGCATCCGAGTCATTGAAGAAAAGCCCATTAGAAG CTTCTCAAGGAGCCGCAGTCGCAGCCGGAGGCGTTCCAAGTCACGCTCGCCGCGGCGCATCCGACGCTCACGCTCCGGCTCGAGGCGCCGGCGGAGCCGCAGCCCGCAGAAACGTCGCCGTTCCCGCTCTCGCAGTGCTTCAAACTCGCGCAGTCGCTCACGCTCGGTGAAGCGCCGCTCCCGCAGCGCCTCTCGGCGCCGCCGCTCGAGCGAGTCCCGTTCCAAGTCACCCGCTCCACGGCGCAAGTCCCGCAGCCGCACCCGATCGCCGAAGCGGCGCAAGGTGGAGAGCCGCAGCCGAAGCCGATCTGCAAGCAAGGGCCGCAAGCTGGCCAGCCGCAGCCGGTCCCGCTCAGCTAGCAAGGACGGCAAGGGGAGCCGCAGCCGATCCCGTTCGGCCAGCAAAAGGCGAGTGCCGGCCAGCCGGAGCCGATCGCGGTCCGCCGACAAGGACCGGAAGACTCGCAGTCGAAGCCGGTCCGCAGGCAAGGTGAAGAAGTCTTCAAGTCGCAGCCGATCAAAGTCTCCAAGCAAGGGCAGAAAGTCGCGTAGCGGTTCGCGTTCCTCGAAGTCGCCAGTCAAGAAGGCTGAGTCCCGCAGTCGCTCGAGTACGCCGTCGAAGGATCGCCAGAGCCGCTCGCAGAGCCGCAAGAAGTCAAAGGACGAATCCAAGTCACCAGACAAGTCAAGCCGTGGTCGCGGTGGTAGCCGCGGGAAGTCGCGCTCGGCTTCGCCCAGGCGGGGAGAGGAGAACGGAAAAGCCGCCAAGAAGGACGAGAAGAAAAAGAGCTCGTCCCGTAGCCGGTCTCGCAGTCGGTCACGGTCGAACTCTGCTCGTCCTGGCAGTGGCGGAAGTCGGTCGCAGTCCCCCCCGAGGCGAGATTCGCGGTCACGAAGTCGCAGCGATTCTCCGGCCAGCCGCCGCGAAAACGGCGACGACTAG
- the LOC144104655 gene encoding uncharacterized protein LOC144104655 isoform X2 → MFSVSRGPPGHGAWRSLPPPPLGGVGGVRAALHPSSPPSSVVLGLCVQGCRRRHAWALVKDLKDRMRQVGDVTYADAHRHRRNEGVVEFASYSDMKRAIEKLDNTEINGRRIRVIEEKPIRSFSRSRSRSRRRSKSRSPRRIRRSRSGSRRRRSRSPQKRRRSRSRSASNSRSRSRSVKRRSRSASRRRRSSESRSKSPAPRRKSRSRTRSPKRRKVESRSRSRSASKGRKLASRSRSRSASKDGKGSRSRSRSASKRRVPASRSRSRSADKDRKTRSRSRSAGKVKKSSSRSRSKSPSKGRKSRSGSRSSKSPVKKAESRSRSSTPSKDRQSRSQSRKKSKDESKSPDKSSRGRGGSRGKSRSASPRRGEENGKAAKKDEKKKSSSRSRSRSRSRSNSARPGSGGSRSQSPPRRDSRSRSRSDSPASRRENGDD, encoded by the exons ATGTTCTCGGTCTCTCGGGGGCCCCCCGGTCACGGAGCGTGGCGCTCTCTTCCTCCTCCCCCCCTCGGTGGTGTGGGTGGTGTTCGAGCAGCACTgcacccctcctcccctccatcgTCTGTTGTTCTCGGACTGTGCGTTCAGGGTTGCCGCCGCCGGCACGCTTGGGCACTGGTCAAG GACCTGAAAGATCGTATGCGGCAAGTTGGCGATGTGACCTATGCTGATGCCCACCGACATAGGCGCAACGAAGG AGTGGTGGAGTTTGCATCCTACAGTGACATGAAGCGAGCAATCGAGAAGCTGGACAACACTGAAATCAACGGTCGTCGCATCCGAGTCATTGAAGAAAAGCCCATTAGAAG CTTCTCAAGGAGCCGCAGTCGCAGCCGGAGGCGTTCCAAGTCACGCTCGCCGCGGCGCATCCGACGCTCACGCTCCGGCTCGAGGCGCCGGCGGAGCCGCAGCCCGCAGAAACGTCGCCGTTCCCGCTCTCGCAGTGCTTCAAACTCGCGCAGTCGCTCACGCTCGGTGAAGCGCCGCTCCCGCAGCGCCTCTCGGCGCCGCCGCTCGAGCGAGTCCCGTTCCAAGTCACCCGCTCCACGGCGCAAGTCCCGCAGCCGCACCCGATCGCCGAAGCGGCGCAAGGTGGAGAGCCGCAGCCGAAGCCGATCTGCAAGCAAGGGCCGCAAGCTGGCCAGCCGCAGCCGGTCCCGCTCAGCTAGCAAGGACGGCAAGGGGAGCCGCAGCCGATCCCGTTCGGCCAGCAAAAGGCGAGTGCCGGCCAGCCGGAGCCGATCGCGGTCCGCCGACAAGGACCGGAAGACTCGCAGTCGAAGCCGGTCCGCAGGCAAGGTGAAGAAGTCTTCAAGTCGCAGCCGATCAAAGTCTCCAAGCAAGGGCAGAAAGTCGCGTAGCGGTTCGCGTTCCTCGAAGTCGCCAGTCAAGAAGGCTGAGTCCCGCAGTCGCTCGAGTACGCCGTCGAAGGATCGCCAGAGCCGCTCGCAGAGCCGCAAGAAGTCAAAGGACGAATCCAAGTCACCAGACAAGTCAAGCCGTGGTCGCGGTGGTAGCCGCGGGAAGTCGCGCTCGGCTTCGCCCAGGCGGGGAGAGGAGAACGGAAAAGCCGCCAAGAAGGACGAGAAGAAAAAGAGCTCGTCCCGTAGCCGGTCTCGCAGTCGGTCACGGTCGAACTCTGCTCGTCCTGGCAGTGGCGGAAGTCGGTCGCAGTCCCCCCCGAGGCGAGATTCGCGGTCACGAAGTCGCAGCGATTCTCCGGCCAGCCGCCGCGAAAACGGCGACGACTAG